Below is a window of Variovorax sp. TBS-050B DNA.
TTCCAGCTGCTGCCGGACCTCGATCCCGCATGGCGGCTCGCGCTGGTGACCGGCTTCCTCGGCGGCCTCACGACCTTCTCGAGCTTCTCGGCCGAGGTCGTGACCATGCTGCTCGAAGGCCGCCTGGGCGTGGCGCTGCTCACGGCCTCGGCCCACCTCGGCGGCTCGCTGCTCGCGACCTGGCTCGGCATCCGCTGCGTGCAGGCGCTGGCCGGCTGAGCCCGCGCCGACGGTCCCTAAGGCCGTCGGCGCGCCTCGGCTTTTGGGGCGTCGCGCGAAAAGTCGGTCGATAGAATCGACCGCAATGCCCCTGGTCCTGCTCGTCGTCCTCCCCTTCATTGCCAGCGTGCTGGCCGCGTTGATGCCCTCCAACGCGCGCAACCGGGAATCGACGCTCGCAGGCCTGGTGGCGCTGGGCTGCGCGGTGCAGGCCGCATGGCTCTTTCCCCGCATCGCAGACGGCAACGTGCTGCGCGAGCGCATCGAATGGCTGCCCGAGCTCGGCCTCGACCTCGTGTTCCGCCTGGACGGCTTCGCCTGGCTGTTCTGCATGCTGGTGCTCGGCATCGGCACGCTGGTGGTGCTCTACGCGCGCTACTACATGTCGCCCTCGGACCCGGTGCCGCGCTTCTTCTCGTTCTTCCTCGCGTTCATGGGCGCGATGGTCGGCGTGGTGCTCTCGGGCAACCTGATCCAGATGGTGCTGTTCTGGGAACTCACCAGCCTGTTCTCCTTCCTGCTGATCGGCTACTGGCACCACCGGCGCGATGCGCGCCGCGGCGCGCGCATGGCGCTCACGGTCACGGGCGCGGGCGGGCTCTGCCTGCTGGCCGGCGTGCTGGTGCTGGGCCGCATCGCGGGCAGCTACGAGCTCGACGTGGTGCTCGCTTCGGGCACCGAGATCCGCGCGCATGCGCTCTATCCCGCGGCGCTGGTGCTGATCCTGCTCGGCGCCTTCACCAAGAGCGCGCAGTTCCCGTTCCACTTCTGGCTGCCGCGCGCCATGGCCGCGCCCACGCCGGTGTCGGCCTACCTGCATTCGGCCACGATGGTGAAGCTCGGCGTGTTCCTGCTGGCGCGCCTCTGGCCGGTGCTCTCGGGCACCGAGCAGTGGTTCTGGATGGTCGGCGGCGCAGGCGCGATCACGCTGCTGCTCGGCGGCTTCGTCGCGATGTTCCAGCGCGACCTGAAGGCGCTGCTCGCCTACTCGACCATCTCGCACCTCGGCCTGATCACGCTGCTGCTCGGGCTCAACAGCCCGCTCGCGGCGGTGGCGGCCGTGTTCCACGTGATGAACCACGCCACCTTCAAGGCGTCGCTCTTCATGGCGGCCGGCATCATCGACCACGAGTCGGGCACGCGCGACATCCGCAAGCTCAGCGGCCTGCTGCGGCTGATGCCGATCACCGGCACGCTCGCGATCATCGCGAGCGCCTCGATGGCGGGCGTGCCGCTGCTCAACGGCTTTCTCTCGAAGGAGATGTTCTTCGCCGAGACGGTGTTCATCCAGTCCACGCCCTGGATCGACTTCAGCCTGCCGGTCATCGCCACCGTGGCGGGCGTCTTCAGCGTGGCCTACTCGGCGCGCCTCGTGTTCGACGTGTTCTTCGGGCCGCCGCCCGGCCCCGAGGTGCCCCGACAGCCGCACGAGCCGCCGCACTGGATGCGCGTGCCGGTCGAGCTGCTGGTGCTGGTCTGCCTGGTGGTGGGGGTGGCACCCGCATGGTCGATCGGTACGCTGCTCGCAGCCGCGGCACGGCCGGTGGTCGGCGACGTGCTGCCCGCCTACAGCCTCGCTGTGTGGCACGGCTTCAACCTGCCGCTGGTCATGAGCTTCGTCGCGCTCGCGGGCGGCGTGGCGCTCTACCTGTCGCAGCGCCGCCGCCGTGCGCTCGGCAAACTCGAACGCACGCCGCTCCTGCACCGCTTCGACGGCCAGGCCATCTTCGAGCACCTGCTCGCGCAGCTCAGCGAAGCGGGCCGGCGCAGCCGCCGCGTCCTGGGCGCGCGCCGCATGCAGACGCAGTTGCTGCTGCTGATCGCGGTGGCCGGCGCGGGCGCCGCCGCCTCGCTCTGGACCGCACCCGTGTCACGCGGCGGCCGCGAGCTGCTGCCCTTCTCGCCGATGTTCGCCATGACGTGGTTCATCGGCGGCGTGTGCGCCGTCGCGGCCGCCTGGCAGGCCAAGTTCCACCGGCTCGCGTCGCTGATGCTGGCCTCGGCCGCGGGGCTGGTGTGCTGCATCACCTTCATCTGGTTCTCGGCGCCCGACCTGGCGCTCACGCAGCTGGTGGTCGAGGCCGTGACCACCGTGCTGATCCTGCTCGGCCTGCGCTGGCTGCCGATGCGCAGCAAGGATGCCGTGCAGCCCGCGCGCGCGCGGCTGAAGCCCTGGGGCCGGCGCGGGCGCGACCTGCTGGTCGCCGTCGGCGCGGGCGGCGGCATGGCGGCCCTGGCCTGGCTCATGATGACGCGGCCGTTTCCGCAGAGCATCTCGCCTTTCTTCCTCGAACGCGCACTCACCGAGGGCGGCGGCACCAACGTGGTCAACGTGATGCTCGTCGACTTCCGCGGCTTCGACACCTTCGGCGAGATCACGGTGCTCGGCGTGGTCGCGCTCGCGGTGTATGCGCTGCTGCGCCGCTTCCGCCCTGCCAGGGAATCAATGGCATTGCCGCCGCAGCAGCGCGCGCAGGCCGACGACGGCAGCAGCGACCTGCTCAACCCACGGCTCGCGAAGGACACGGCCGTGGGCTACCTGATGGTTCCCGCGGTGCTGGTGCGCCTGCTGCTGCCGCTCGCGGTGCTGGTGTCGGTCTACTTCTTCATGCGCGGCCACAACGCGCCCGGCGGCGGCTTCGTCGCGGGCCTGGTGATGTCGGTGGCGCTGGTGCTGCAGTTCATCGTCTCGGGCACCGAATGGGTGGAAGAGCATCTGCGCATCTATCCGCGCCGCTGGATCGCCTTCGGCCTGCTGCTGTCGCTCGCGACCGGCAGCGGCGCGCTGCTGTTCGGCTATCCCTTCATGACCACGCACACCGCGCACCTGAGCCTGCCGCTGCTCGGCGAGCTGCACGTGCCGAGCGCGCTCTTCTTCGACATCGGCGTGTTCGCGCTGGTGCTCGGCGCCACCATGCTGATCCTCACCGCGCTGGCCCACCAGTCGATCCGCAGCCACCGCTGGCGCCGCCGAGCAGGAAGAAAAGGCGGCCGAAGCCGCGGCTTCGGGAGGCGAACACTGATGGAGGCCGTGCTCGCCATCGCGATCGGGGTGCTCACCGGCTCGGGCGTGTACCTGCTGCTGCGCCCGCGCACCTTCCAGGTGATCATGGGCCTCACGCTCATCTCGTACGCCGTCAACCTCTTCATCTTCAGCATGGGCCGGCTCAAGCTCGACAGCGAGCCCGTGCTCGTCAAGGGCTTCACGGCCACGCTCGCGAACACGGCCGATCCGATGCCGCAGGCACTGGTGCTGACGGCGATCGTGATCGGCTTCGCGATGACGGCGCTGTTCCTCGTC
It encodes the following:
- the crcB gene encoding fluoride efflux transporter CrcB, producing MLLPILAICMGASAGALARWGLALWFGTGGLMPWGTLAANLIGGYLIGVAIAAFQLLPDLDPAWRLALVTGFLGGLTTFSSFSAEVVTMLLEGRLGVALLTASAHLGGSLLATWLGIRCVQALAG
- a CDS encoding monovalent cation/H+ antiporter subunit A, with translation MPLVLLVVLPFIASVLAALMPSNARNRESTLAGLVALGCAVQAAWLFPRIADGNVLRERIEWLPELGLDLVFRLDGFAWLFCMLVLGIGTLVVLYARYYMSPSDPVPRFFSFFLAFMGAMVGVVLSGNLIQMVLFWELTSLFSFLLIGYWHHRRDARRGARMALTVTGAGGLCLLAGVLVLGRIAGSYELDVVLASGTEIRAHALYPAALVLILLGAFTKSAQFPFHFWLPRAMAAPTPVSAYLHSATMVKLGVFLLARLWPVLSGTEQWFWMVGGAGAITLLLGGFVAMFQRDLKALLAYSTISHLGLITLLLGLNSPLAAVAAVFHVMNHATFKASLFMAAGIIDHESGTRDIRKLSGLLRLMPITGTLAIIASASMAGVPLLNGFLSKEMFFAETVFIQSTPWIDFSLPVIATVAGVFSVAYSARLVFDVFFGPPPGPEVPRQPHEPPHWMRVPVELLVLVCLVVGVAPAWSIGTLLAAAARPVVGDVLPAYSLAVWHGFNLPLVMSFVALAGGVALYLSQRRRRALGKLERTPLLHRFDGQAIFEHLLAQLSEAGRRSRRVLGARRMQTQLLLLIAVAGAGAAASLWTAPVSRGGRELLPFSPMFAMTWFIGGVCAVAAAWQAKFHRLASLMLASAAGLVCCITFIWFSAPDLALTQLVVEAVTTVLILLGLRWLPMRSKDAVQPARARLKPWGRRGRDLLVAVGAGGGMAALAWLMMTRPFPQSISPFFLERALTEGGGTNVVNVMLVDFRGFDTFGEITVLGVVALAVYALLRRFRPARESMALPPQQRAQADDGSSDLLNPRLAKDTAVGYLMVPAVLVRLLLPLAVLVSVYFFMRGHNAPGGGFVAGLVMSVALVLQFIVSGTEWVEEHLRIYPRRWIAFGLLLSLATGSGALLFGYPFMTTHTAHLSLPLLGELHVPSALFFDIGVFALVLGATMLILTALAHQSIRSHRWRRRAGRKGGRSRGFGRRTLMEAVLAIAIGVLTGSGVYLLLRPRTFQVIMGLTLISYAVNLFIFSMGRLKLDSEPVLVKGFTATLANTADPMPQALVLTAIVIGFAMTALFLVVLLASRGLTGTDHVDGEERQETAE